From the genome of Mycobacterium dioxanotrophicus, one region includes:
- a CDS encoding GntR family transcriptional regulator, with protein sequence MAAVPQDGALSTLSEAGRDAVSLGRITQRTTPSSVAQVLRTAILDGTLKPGSQLRETHLATDLGVSRAPLREALGLLAEEGLVDKIPYRGAFVAEVSADGMAEIASLRKRLEPYAIELALPSLRGSARVKVTRALEDMEIGADNNDPAATIDAHMSFHRGFYELSGHKLLLELWRSWEAQLQLFFSADHQAFADLHDMVAEHKRLLKIIDSGDLEAITAEIDRHVHGGRPQAEAAARDA encoded by the coding sequence ATGGCTGCAGTCCCGCAAGACGGCGCGCTGTCGACGCTGAGTGAGGCAGGCCGCGACGCGGTGTCGCTGGGGCGGATCACGCAACGCACGACTCCGAGTTCGGTCGCCCAGGTGCTCCGTACCGCGATCCTCGACGGAACCCTCAAACCCGGCAGCCAGCTCCGCGAAACCCACCTTGCCACCGACCTGGGCGTCAGCCGGGCACCCCTGCGGGAAGCGTTGGGCTTGCTCGCCGAAGAAGGGCTCGTCGACAAGATCCCCTATCGCGGCGCGTTCGTCGCCGAGGTCAGCGCCGACGGGATGGCCGAGATCGCCAGTCTCCGCAAGCGTCTCGAACCGTATGCCATCGAGTTGGCGCTGCCGAGTCTGCGTGGCAGCGCACGGGTGAAGGTGACCCGCGCGCTCGAGGACATGGAGATCGGCGCGGACAACAACGACCCCGCGGCGACCATCGACGCGCACATGAGTTTCCACCGCGGATTCTACGAATTGTCCGGCCACAAGCTGCTTTTGGAATTGTGGCGGAGCTGGGAAGCCCAACTGCAACTGTTCTTCTCGGCCGATCACCAGGCGTTCGCCGATCTGCACGACATGGTCGCCGAACACAAACGACTGCTCAAGATCATCGACTCCGGTGATCTCGAGGCGATCACCGCCGAAATCGACCGGCACGTGCACGGCGGCCGGCCCCAAGCCGAAGCGGCCGCCAGGGATGCGTGA
- a CDS encoding APC family permease, with amino-acid sequence MAITPEESGVFHRRPPSTPAVDADAAYLEKLGYKQELNRSLGLFSAFGVQFTSIAIASGIFTTLVVGIGFFGPAAFWSFLVGGALQVFTVGLAVAMLVSSYPLAGGVYQITGRITGKPWLAWQTGWWLLIAHTVAVTACSVSIAPFIAGWFGVTFENAVDALPWTLGLIVLATIINIAGVKVAALLNNIGVVAECICVFGLIGVLVFFKHPTQPLAFLTDSGGTATGGHWFVPFLFAMILPAYAISSFDATGNASEETKNAALKAPLASVLANVSSYVVGVVMVGMLMLAIQDLPAIMGSALPVKDILDTAVGSAFANVFEAVAIVALFAAVVMLQLTGIRVLWSQARDGQIPAASWMRKVSKQRIPINATLTIFALSVVFALWSSLLSVLTAMTALAWGLAYGVVVTVGLYALLKKKLPKHPWHYGKLSPVIFVLAIAWSAVLCTLLVYSDPIHVGLGMVMVIGAGAVIYLTIPKSRRGKSIDTQTGHL; translated from the coding sequence ATGGCGATTACCCCCGAGGAGTCTGGCGTGTTCCACCGTCGACCTCCGTCCACTCCGGCAGTCGACGCCGACGCCGCCTACCTGGAGAAGCTCGGCTACAAGCAGGAGCTCAACCGCAGCCTGGGACTGTTCTCGGCGTTCGGCGTGCAGTTCACCTCGATCGCCATCGCCTCGGGCATCTTCACCACCCTGGTCGTCGGCATCGGCTTCTTCGGGCCCGCCGCCTTCTGGTCGTTCCTCGTCGGCGGCGCATTGCAGGTCTTCACCGTCGGGCTCGCCGTGGCCATGCTGGTGTCGTCCTACCCGCTGGCCGGCGGCGTGTACCAGATCACCGGGCGCATCACCGGCAAACCGTGGCTGGCCTGGCAGACCGGCTGGTGGCTGCTGATCGCGCACACCGTCGCCGTCACCGCCTGCTCGGTGAGCATCGCCCCGTTCATCGCAGGCTGGTTCGGTGTGACGTTCGAGAATGCGGTCGACGCGCTGCCCTGGACGTTGGGGCTGATCGTGCTGGCCACGATCATCAACATCGCCGGCGTCAAAGTTGCTGCGCTGCTGAACAATATCGGTGTCGTCGCCGAGTGCATATGCGTATTCGGCCTCATCGGCGTACTGGTGTTCTTCAAGCACCCGACCCAGCCGTTGGCCTTCCTCACCGATTCCGGCGGCACCGCCACCGGCGGCCACTGGTTCGTCCCGTTCCTCTTCGCGATGATCCTGCCCGCCTATGCCATTTCGTCCTTCGACGCGACCGGAAACGCCTCCGAAGAGACCAAGAACGCCGCGTTGAAAGCACCGCTGGCATCCGTACTGGCCAACGTGTCGTCCTACGTCGTCGGCGTCGTCATGGTGGGCATGCTGATGCTGGCCATCCAGGACCTGCCCGCCATCATGGGCAGTGCCCTGCCGGTCAAAGACATCCTCGACACCGCAGTCGGCTCAGCCTTCGCGAACGTCTTCGAGGCGGTGGCGATCGTCGCCCTGTTCGCCGCGGTGGTCATGTTGCAGCTCACCGGTATTCGCGTGCTGTGGTCGCAAGCCCGCGACGGCCAGATTCCCGCGGCGTCGTGGATGCGCAAGGTCAGCAAGCAACGCATCCCCATCAACGCGACGCTGACCATCTTCGCACTGTCGGTCGTCTTCGCCCTGTGGTCCTCGCTGCTGTCGGTGCTGACCGCCATGACTGCGCTGGCGTGGGGCCTGGCCTACGGCGTCGTCGTCACCGTCGGCCTCTACGCCCTGCTCAAGAAGAAGCTACCCAAACACCCTTGGCATTACGGCAAATTGAGCCCGGTGATCTTTGTCCTCGCGATCGCATGGTCGGCCGTCCTGTGCACCCTGCTGGTCTACTCCGATCCGATCCACGTCGGACTGGGCATGGTGATGGTGATCGGGGCCGGCGCAGTGATCTATCTGACCATCCCGAAGAGCCGCCGCGGCAAGTCCATCGATACGCAAACCGGCCACCTCTGA
- a CDS encoding aldehyde dehydrogenase family protein, whose product MTISVANLIDGKTLPGSSDQTRQVLNPSTGEVIAEMTESTVDDADRAVAAARAAFPAWAARTPGARSELLHQLVQILEDNIDELARLETIDAGKPTTAARGVELPGIAGALRHFAGAARVLTGQAASEFVENNTTYTRREPLGVVLGITPWNFPLWQAVWKLGPALAAGNTVVIKPAELTPLATIRFAELAQEVLPPGVLNIVHGSGGVIGDALVRHPDVSLVSFTGSTAAGRKIAAAAGGTPKRLVLELGGNAPVIIYDDVDLEVALPILTNGVLFNAGQECMSATRMLVSEKIHDTFVAALADQLQAVAVGDASDPNTVLGPLISQIQRDRVVGLVDGRSAGAELVTGGHALDRPGFFFEPTLITGVGQDDDLVQQEIFGPVATVQTFTDEADAIAKANAVEQGLAASVWTRDIGRALRNVNAIEAGVVWVNNHMAVGPEGPLGGFKGSGYGKEGGTAGLEEFTRTKQVILSLS is encoded by the coding sequence ATGACCATCTCCGTCGCGAACCTCATTGACGGCAAGACACTTCCCGGCTCCTCCGACCAGACCCGCCAGGTGCTCAATCCGTCGACCGGTGAGGTCATCGCCGAGATGACCGAGTCCACCGTCGACGACGCCGACCGCGCCGTCGCCGCGGCCCGCGCAGCGTTTCCCGCCTGGGCGGCACGCACTCCGGGCGCCCGATCCGAACTGCTGCATCAACTGGTCCAGATCCTCGAGGACAACATCGACGAATTGGCCCGGCTTGAGACGATCGACGCTGGCAAACCGACCACGGCGGCACGGGGCGTGGAACTACCCGGCATCGCCGGCGCCCTGCGCCACTTCGCCGGTGCCGCACGGGTTCTCACCGGCCAAGCTGCCAGCGAGTTCGTCGAGAACAACACCACTTACACCCGCCGCGAACCGCTCGGTGTCGTGCTGGGCATCACGCCGTGGAATTTCCCGCTGTGGCAGGCGGTGTGGAAGCTCGGGCCCGCGCTGGCGGCGGGCAACACCGTGGTCATCAAACCGGCCGAACTGACGCCGTTGGCCACCATTCGCTTCGCTGAACTGGCCCAGGAGGTGCTTCCACCCGGCGTGCTCAACATCGTCCATGGATCGGGAGGCGTGATCGGCGATGCGCTTGTGCGCCATCCTGACGTGAGCCTGGTGTCGTTCACCGGTTCGACCGCGGCGGGCCGCAAGATCGCCGCCGCAGCAGGCGGCACCCCCAAGCGACTCGTGCTCGAACTGGGCGGCAACGCACCGGTGATCATCTACGACGACGTCGATCTGGAGGTCGCGCTGCCCATCCTGACCAACGGCGTCCTCTTCAACGCCGGCCAGGAATGCATGTCGGCGACCCGGATGCTGGTCAGCGAGAAGATCCACGACACCTTCGTCGCAGCACTGGCTGATCAACTTCAGGCCGTCGCCGTCGGGGACGCCTCAGACCCGAACACAGTTCTCGGACCGCTCATCTCGCAGATCCAGCGCGATCGGGTGGTGGGGCTGGTGGACGGCCGTTCCGCCGGCGCCGAGCTCGTCACCGGTGGCCACGCCCTCGACCGGCCGGGCTTCTTCTTCGAGCCCACCCTGATCACCGGCGTCGGCCAAGACGACGATCTGGTGCAGCAGGAGATCTTCGGACCGGTTGCCACCGTGCAGACGTTCACCGACGAAGCCGATGCGATCGCCAAGGCCAACGCTGTCGAACAAGGGCTCGCCGCCTCGGTGTGGACCCGCGATATCGGCCGAGCATTGCGCAATGTCAACGCAATTGAAGCCGGCGTGGTGTGGGTCAACAACCACATGGCCGTCGGCCCGGAAGGTCCGCTCGGCGGGTTCAAGGGTTCGGGCTACGGCAAAGAAGGCGGCACCGCGGGACTGGAGGAATTCACCCGCACCAAGCAGGTCATCCTGAGCCTGTCATGA
- a CDS encoding alpha/beta hydrolase-fold protein — translation MVRTHTVVAGETLWALALRYYGEAELYRLVATASGINDPNVINVGQQLIFPDFTRYTAAAGDTLSDLAVRFYGDADLAHLIAASSGIADNAALVAGQQLIIPNVTKYRVVAGDTLSALALRFYGDANYFPVIATVNGIANPNALSVGQSLVIFAGRSDGFGLRIVDRNESDPRLWYYRFQTDAIGWNPGVNVLLPDDYQTSGRTYPVLYMFHGGNDDFRSFDFMGIRDWTAGKPIIVVMPDGGHAGWYSNPVTSFVGPRNWETFHIAQLLPWIEANFRAYAEYDGRAVGGFSMGGFGALKYAAKYYGHFASVSAHSGPASLRRDFGLVVHWANITSAVLDLAGGTVYGAPLWDQARVSADNPVERIESYRNKRIFLVAGTSPDPINWFDSANETEVLAGQREFRGLLDAAGIPQDWHEVPGGHVFRPEMFAIDIDGIISRLRPAA, via the coding sequence ATGGTCAGAACACACACGGTGGTAGCGGGAGAAACGCTGTGGGCATTGGCGTTGCGCTACTACGGCGAAGCCGAGCTCTACCGACTGGTCGCCACCGCCAGCGGCATCAACGACCCCAATGTCATCAATGTCGGACAACAGCTCATCTTTCCCGACTTCACCCGATACACCGCCGCCGCGGGAGACACCTTGTCGGACTTGGCGGTGCGCTTCTACGGCGACGCGGACCTGGCCCACTTGATCGCGGCGTCCAGCGGCATCGCCGACAACGCAGCCCTGGTCGCGGGCCAGCAGCTGATCATCCCGAACGTCACGAAATACCGCGTGGTCGCCGGGGATACGTTGTCGGCACTGGCGTTGCGCTTCTACGGTGACGCCAACTACTTCCCCGTGATCGCCACCGTCAACGGCATCGCCAACCCCAACGCCCTGTCGGTCGGGCAGTCGCTGGTCATCTTCGCCGGCCGCAGCGACGGCTTCGGACTTCGCATCGTCGACCGCAACGAGAGCGACCCGCGGCTGTGGTACTACCGCTTCCAGACCGACGCGATCGGCTGGAACCCGGGCGTCAATGTCCTACTGCCCGACGACTATCAGACCAGCGGGCGCACCTATCCCGTGCTGTACATGTTCCACGGCGGCAACGACGATTTCCGTTCGTTCGACTTCATGGGCATCCGCGACTGGACCGCGGGAAAGCCGATCATCGTGGTGATGCCCGACGGCGGGCATGCGGGCTGGTACTCCAACCCGGTCACCTCATTCGTCGGCCCACGCAACTGGGAGACCTTCCACATCGCCCAGTTGCTGCCCTGGATCGAAGCGAACTTCCGCGCGTATGCCGAATACGACGGACGCGCAGTGGGCGGATTCTCGATGGGTGGCTTCGGCGCCCTGAAGTATGCCGCCAAGTACTACGGCCATTTCGCATCGGTGAGCGCCCATTCCGGGCCGGCGAGCCTGCGTCGCGACTTCGGACTCGTCGTGCACTGGGCCAACATCACGTCGGCCGTCCTGGATCTGGCCGGCGGAACGGTCTACGGCGCGCCCCTGTGGGACCAGGCCAGGGTCAGCGCCGACAACCCGGTCGAGCGCATCGAGAGTTACCGCAACAAGCGGATCTTCCTGGTGGCGGGCACCAGCCCGGACCCGATCAACTGGTTCGACAGCGCCAACGAGACCGAGGTGCTCGCCGGGCAGCGCGAGTTCCGCGGATTGCTCGACGCCGCAGGCATTCCCCAAGACTGGCATGAGGTTCCCGGCGGCCACGTGTTCCGGCCCGAGATGTTTGCCATCGACATCGACGGCATCATTTCCCGGCTTCGCCCCGCGGCGTAG
- the treS gene encoding maltose alpha-D-glucosyltransferase, whose amino-acid sequence MSEVAEPEPDDQTNEPTEITFDEHLHPARPRALRFRPRVKSPFVRRSVAQDGPATGDNPAYVSWLLSQSMLADANEISQQFSGQGSMWQNPYATPSPRGAVDTAAVWFTAYPLSLITRPGESFLKAMADEDMWKAFAEIGVDAIHTGPVKRAGGISGWQLTPSVDGHFDRISTQIDPAFGTEEEFRQMCGTANWYGGTIIDDIVPGHTGKGADFRLAEMKYADYPGIYHMVEVDPLDWDHLPEVPAGHDSVNIDTVTEDWLDKAGYIIGRLQRVIFYAEGVKETNWSVTRPVMGIDGVERRWVYLHYFKDGQPSINWLDPSFAGMRLVIGDALHSLADLGTGGLRLDANGFLGAEKTAAEDSTAWSEGHPLSEAANHLIASMVRKVGGFTFQELNLTIDDIREIGEAGADLSYDFINRPAYQHALATADTEFLRLTLRTTLELGVEPASLVHALQNHDELTYELVHWSTGHRDDVYTFRGEEVTGEALGDIVRGDLTEKLTGENAPYNLVFTTNGIACTTATVIAATLGVTDLDDIEDAGGERSDGVSLDRIRRAHLLLAMFNALQPGVFALSGWDMCGMLTLPRTDVEELLHGGDTRWIHRAAHDLMGHNPTATRSIAGMPRGRSLYGSIPEQLADETSFLRQLQAILRVRKHYEIATSRQVDIPEVSHRGMLVLVHELASGDHQLTVLNFANEEIAGTVRSEALPPGASVSDMFTGKPLATVDDLHSFAIEMPAHHGMSLLVDGLPTPRGEAGK is encoded by the coding sequence ATGTCTGAGGTGGCAGAGCCGGAACCCGACGACCAGACCAACGAGCCGACCGAAATCACTTTCGACGAACATTTGCACCCCGCGCGGCCTCGGGCGTTGCGGTTTCGCCCCCGGGTCAAATCGCCGTTCGTCCGTCGGTCGGTGGCGCAGGACGGGCCCGCCACCGGGGACAACCCGGCGTATGTGTCCTGGCTGCTGAGTCAGTCGATGCTGGCCGATGCCAACGAGATCAGCCAGCAGTTCTCGGGCCAGGGCTCGATGTGGCAGAACCCCTATGCCACGCCCAGTCCCAGGGGTGCCGTGGACACCGCGGCGGTGTGGTTCACTGCGTATCCGCTTTCGCTGATCACCCGGCCGGGGGAGTCGTTTCTCAAGGCCATGGCCGACGAGGACATGTGGAAGGCGTTCGCCGAGATCGGCGTCGACGCGATCCACACGGGCCCGGTCAAACGGGCGGGCGGCATCTCGGGTTGGCAGTTGACGCCCAGTGTCGACGGGCACTTCGACCGGATCAGCACTCAGATCGACCCAGCCTTCGGGACCGAGGAAGAGTTCCGGCAGATGTGCGGCACGGCCAATTGGTACGGCGGCACCATCATCGACGACATCGTGCCCGGGCACACCGGCAAGGGCGCGGATTTCCGGTTGGCCGAGATGAAGTACGCCGACTATCCCGGCATCTACCACATGGTCGAGGTCGATCCGCTGGACTGGGACCACCTGCCCGAGGTCCCGGCCGGGCACGATTCGGTCAACATCGACACCGTCACCGAGGACTGGCTCGACAAGGCCGGCTACATCATCGGGCGGCTGCAGCGGGTGATCTTCTACGCCGAGGGCGTCAAAGAGACCAACTGGAGCGTTACCCGCCCGGTGATGGGCATCGACGGCGTCGAGCGGCGCTGGGTTTATCTGCACTACTTCAAGGACGGGCAGCCGTCCATCAACTGGCTGGACCCGTCGTTCGCGGGTATGCGGCTGGTGATCGGCGATGCGCTGCATTCGCTGGCAGATCTGGGCACCGGGGGACTTCGCTTGGACGCCAATGGCTTTCTGGGCGCGGAGAAGACCGCGGCCGAGGACAGCACCGCCTGGTCGGAGGGACACCCGCTGTCGGAGGCGGCCAACCACCTGATCGCCAGCATGGTCCGCAAGGTCGGTGGGTTCACCTTCCAGGAGCTGAACCTGACCATCGACGACATCCGGGAGATCGGGGAGGCCGGTGCTGACCTGTCCTACGACTTCATCAACCGCCCGGCCTACCAGCACGCGTTGGCTACCGCCGACACCGAGTTCCTGCGGTTGACGCTGCGTACCACCCTCGAACTCGGTGTGGAGCCGGCATCGTTGGTGCATGCGTTGCAGAACCACGACGAGCTGACCTACGAACTCGTCCACTGGTCGACGGGTCACCGCGACGACGTCTACACCTTTCGGGGCGAGGAGGTCACCGGGGAAGCCCTAGGCGATATCGTGCGTGGCGATCTCACCGAGAAGCTCACCGGTGAGAACGCCCCGTACAACCTGGTTTTCACCACCAACGGCATCGCCTGCACCACGGCGACCGTCATCGCCGCGACGCTGGGCGTTACCGATCTCGACGACATCGAGGACGCCGGGGGCGAGCGAAGCGACGGGGTGTCCCTGGACCGGATCCGGCGGGCGCACCTACTGCTGGCGATGTTCAATGCGTTGCAACCAGGCGTGTTCGCGCTGTCGGGCTGGGACATGTGCGGGATGCTGACGCTGCCGCGCACCGACGTCGAGGAGCTGCTGCACGGCGGCGACACGCGGTGGATTCACCGTGCCGCACACGACCTGATGGGGCACAACCCGACGGCGACCCGGTCGATCGCCGGGATGCCAAGGGGAAGAAGCCTTTACGGGTCAATCCCGGAGCAGCTGGCCGACGAGACCAGTTTCCTGCGGCAGCTGCAGGCCATTCTGCGGGTGCGCAAGCATTACGAGATCGCCACCAGCCGTCAGGTCGACATCCCCGAGGTCTCCCATCGCGGCATGCTGGTGCTCGTCCACGAACTCGCGAGCGGTGACCATCAGCTCACGGTGCTCAACTTCGCCAACGAGGAGATCGCGGGCACCGTGCGCTCGGAAGCGCTGCCACCTGGCGCGTCGGTGTCGGACATGTTCACCGGCAAGCCCTTGGCCACGGTCGACGACCTGCACAGCTTCGCCATCGAAATGCCCGCCCACCATGGCATGTCGCTGCTGGTGGACGGATTGCCTACGCCGCGGGGCGAAGCCGGGAAATGA
- a CDS encoding proline racemase family protein, which produces MRWSRMVNVVKCHVGGEINNVVTGGIGDVPGATVFEKMKFFRDHDDDLRQLLLHEPRGAVTHCVNYVVPATDPEAQLGYVIAESTEYPAMSGSNTICVTTALLETGMIRMTEPVTDVVLEAPAGLIRIRCTCQDGKVTSVEFENQPAFAYRLAAPLELEGYPTLTVDVAWGGMAYVLASAQELGLQLTPDEASDLCDLGQRVKTAAAEQIPVTHPENPEFAGITQTEFVGPLGRADGALTSRNAVVVSPGRLDRSPCGTGTSARLAVLKAQGLINVGEPFIHESVIGSKFGARIDRMSTVGPYDAVIPRISGQAYITEISQVGLDPADPFPTGYKLSDTWPV; this is translated from the coding sequence ATGCGCTGGAGTCGGATGGTCAATGTGGTGAAGTGCCATGTCGGCGGTGAGATCAACAACGTCGTCACCGGCGGTATCGGCGACGTGCCTGGCGCCACGGTGTTCGAGAAGATGAAATTCTTCCGCGATCACGATGACGACCTGCGCCAGCTGCTGCTGCACGAACCCCGCGGCGCCGTCACGCATTGCGTCAATTACGTTGTGCCGGCGACGGATCCAGAAGCTCAGCTGGGCTATGTGATCGCCGAATCCACAGAGTATCCGGCGATGTCGGGCTCCAACACCATCTGCGTCACCACCGCACTGCTGGAAACCGGGATGATCCGCATGACCGAACCGGTCACCGACGTCGTCCTCGAGGCGCCCGCCGGGCTCATCCGCATCCGCTGCACCTGTCAGGACGGCAAGGTGACCAGCGTCGAGTTCGAGAACCAGCCCGCGTTCGCCTATCGATTGGCCGCGCCGCTGGAGCTGGAGGGCTATCCGACCCTGACCGTCGATGTGGCCTGGGGCGGCATGGCGTATGTGCTGGCCTCGGCGCAGGAGCTGGGCCTGCAGTTGACCCCCGACGAGGCCAGCGATCTGTGCGACCTCGGCCAGCGCGTGAAAACCGCTGCTGCTGAACAGATCCCGGTGACCCATCCGGAGAACCCCGAGTTCGCGGGCATCACCCAGACGGAGTTCGTCGGCCCGCTCGGCCGTGCCGACGGAGCGCTCACGTCGCGCAACGCCGTCGTCGTCTCGCCCGGACGCCTCGACCGCTCACCATGCGGCACCGGGACCTCGGCCCGACTCGCGGTGCTCAAGGCCCAGGGTCTGATCAATGTCGGCGAGCCGTTCATCCACGAGTCGGTGATCGGCTCGAAGTTCGGCGCCCGCATCGACCGCATGAGCACTGTCGGGCCCTATGACGCCGTCATCCCGCGGATCAGCGGCCAGGCCTACATCACCGAGATCAGTCAGGTCGGGCTCGACCCGGCCGATCCTTTCCCCACGGGCTACAAGCTCTCCGACACCTGGCCGGTGTGA
- a CDS encoding dihydrodipicolinate synthase family protein: MTKKLGGILAAVSTPFGADGEVDESRLRSHVDFLIDNGLHGLVPGGSTGEFAALTLDERKRVNEVVIEQAAGRVPVAPQTGSTRTADAIELSKHAAAAGADAVLLVQPFYEAPTRREVIEYFATVGESAGIPVIAYNLPGVTGMNLDRPFYRELLERTDAVKYIKDTSGSIEQAFDLIFNLGDAIDTFVGWDTIVLPAFSAGAAGSIWGAPNFAPKECVAIFELAKEGKTAEALAVFKRLWNVFDFLGKEGYAVSTKAVAQAVGIDLGSPRAPYGELEPEKLDELRKLVAETGLNYA, encoded by the coding sequence ATGACCAAGAAGCTCGGCGGCATCCTTGCCGCGGTATCCACCCCGTTCGGTGCCGATGGTGAGGTCGACGAGAGCCGGCTGCGGTCCCATGTCGACTTCCTGATCGACAACGGTCTGCACGGCCTGGTGCCCGGCGGCAGCACCGGTGAGTTCGCGGCGCTGACGCTCGACGAGCGCAAGCGGGTCAACGAGGTCGTCATCGAGCAGGCCGCGGGCCGGGTTCCTGTTGCGCCGCAGACGGGTTCGACGCGGACCGCCGATGCGATCGAGTTGTCCAAGCACGCGGCCGCCGCCGGGGCCGACGCGGTGTTGCTGGTGCAGCCGTTCTATGAAGCGCCGACCCGTCGCGAGGTCATCGAGTACTTCGCCACCGTCGGTGAATCGGCAGGCATCCCGGTGATCGCGTACAACCTGCCGGGCGTCACCGGCATGAACCTGGACCGGCCGTTCTATCGCGAGCTGCTGGAGCGCACCGACGCGGTGAAGTACATCAAGGACACCTCGGGGTCCATCGAGCAGGCGTTCGACCTGATCTTCAATCTCGGCGATGCCATCGACACCTTCGTCGGCTGGGACACCATCGTGCTGCCGGCGTTCTCTGCCGGCGCCGCCGGGTCTATTTGGGGCGCACCGAATTTCGCGCCGAAGGAATGTGTCGCCATCTTCGAACTGGCCAAGGAAGGCAAGACTGCCGAGGCCTTGGCGGTCTTCAAGCGGCTGTGGAACGTGTTCGACTTCCTGGGTAAAGAAGGCTACGCCGTGTCGACCAAGGCGGTCGCACAGGCCGTTGGTATCGATCTGGGCAGTCCCCGCGCACCCTACGGCGAGCTCGAGCCCGAAAAGCTCGACGAATTGCGCAAGCTGGTCGCCGAGACCGGACTCAACTACGCCTAA